The Streptomyces sp. NBC_01591 genome window below encodes:
- a CDS encoding nuclear transport factor 2 family protein: MTPTEALEPLERLIAERACERLIVEFVRRLDLGDPSSVADLFTPDGVWEWPHGDRRVEGREALRSYFGSRPKDRLSRRMTTNILVTVNSASAATATSYFATYRVDGYTDGMVPPRLPANVGHYEDTFRKIEDTWLLTSRVTHLPFGGETVRISHPDQS; this comes from the coding sequence ATGACGCCCACTGAAGCCCTTGAACCGTTGGAACGTCTCATCGCAGAGCGAGCCTGCGAGCGGCTGATCGTCGAGTTCGTGCGCCGCCTTGACCTGGGAGATCCGAGCAGTGTCGCGGACCTCTTCACACCTGACGGGGTGTGGGAGTGGCCCCACGGCGACCGCAGGGTGGAAGGGCGTGAGGCGCTCCGCAGCTACTTCGGTTCGCGTCCCAAGGACCGGCTGTCACGCCGCATGACTACGAACATCCTGGTCACGGTGAATTCCGCGTCGGCGGCCACCGCCACCTCCTACTTCGCCACTTACCGAGTCGACGGCTATACCGATGGCATGGTGCCCCCGAGGCTTCCCGCCAACGTGGGCCACTACGAGGACACGTTCCGGAAGATCGAGGACACCTGGCTCCTCACCAGCCGAGTCACGCACCTACCATTCGGCGGAGAGACGGTGCGAATCAGTCACCCCGACCAGTCCTGA
- a CDS encoding TetR/AcrR family transcriptional regulator: protein MNNAAPASARTRGRPRGNPPTRESIVSAARALFLERGYRRTTLRAVAGAAEVDPALIAYHFGSKKGLFADVMQFQCANALAVDDVLGGDPATLPDRLIDAVTDLWEDADFRQLTARGDEAAEVIREYLEHELLARLVEFLGGRDAAARATAVVTILGGLIYTRYLNPLPTPATLTPSETRHILTPALRAALAPRPRTAATTGAGRRG from the coding sequence ATGAATAACGCCGCTCCTGCCTCCGCCCGCACCCGAGGCCGCCCCCGCGGCAACCCGCCGACCCGCGAGTCGATCGTCTCGGCGGCCCGTGCGCTTTTCCTGGAGCGCGGCTACCGGCGCACCACTCTGCGCGCGGTGGCCGGGGCCGCCGAGGTCGACCCGGCGCTGATCGCGTACCACTTCGGCTCGAAGAAGGGCTTGTTCGCGGACGTGATGCAGTTCCAGTGCGCCAACGCGCTGGCGGTGGACGACGTCCTCGGCGGCGACCCGGCCACCCTCCCCGACCGCCTGATCGACGCGGTGACCGACCTGTGGGAGGACGCCGACTTCCGACAGCTCACCGCCCGGGGCGACGAGGCCGCCGAGGTGATCCGCGAGTACCTGGAACACGAGCTGCTGGCCCGGCTTGTTGAATTCCTCGGCGGCCGGGACGCGGCCGCACGCGCCACGGCCGTGGTGACGATCCTCGGCGGCCTCATCTACACCCGCTACCTCAACCCCCTCCCCACCCCCGCCACCCTCACCCCGTCCGAGACCCGCCACATCCTCACCCCGGCGCTGCGCGCGGCACTGGCCCCGAGGCCGCGCACCGCGGCAACCACGGGTGCGGGCCGCCGTGGCTGA